Proteins co-encoded in one Setaria viridis chromosome 9, Setaria_viridis_v4.0, whole genome shotgun sequence genomic window:
- the LOC117839818 gene encoding xyloglucan galactosyltransferase KATAMARI1 homolog: MQLSVANSIIQLLSKTAAKGGGVRSRRAVGGAKGVEKAAASALPPLRLLAILAVIAWTLFLYLQFSVLSAAVEVEEVSHGADSADPCRGRYVYVHDLPPRFNADIIRDCRKTEDHWGDMCGFVSNAGLGRPLADRADGVITGEAGWYGTHQFALDFIFHNRMRQYECLTNHSAVANAVFVPFYAGFDFARYHWGYDNTTRDAASVDLAEWLMARPQWRRMGGRDHFLVAGRTGWDFRRSNNVDPDWGNDLLAMPAGRNMSVLVLESTFLHSNDYSVPYPTYFHPRSDADVLRWQDRVRGQRREWLMAFVGAPRPDVRMDIRIRDHVIAQCKASSACALLACARAPGSPQCHAPGDIMRLFQKATFCLQPPGDSCTRRSVFDSMVAGCIPVFFHTASAYKQYRWHLPKDHLNYSVYIPDADVRRRNVSIEAVLRAIPPDTVERMREEVIKLIPRVLYADPRSRLETIKDAFDVAVEGVLDTVARIKKGEYVDSGRPVSEDPPNLYVSTESRFGPKSVVSRIMMTLKQWIQGRR; the protein is encoded by the exons ATGCAACTAAGCGTGGCTAACTCCATCATACAACTG CTGTCCAAAACTGCAGCGAAAGGCGGCGGCGTTCGGTCGCGCCGGGCAGTCGGCGGAGCGAAGGGAGTGGAGAAGGCCGCGGCgagcgcgctgccgccgctgcggctCCTCGCCATCCTCGCCGTGATAGCATGGACCCTGTTCCTCTACTTGCAATTCTCCGTGCTCAGCGccgcggtggaggtggaggaggtgagcCATGGCGCCGACAGCGCCGACCCGTGCCGGGGCCGGTACGTCTACGTGCACGACCTGCCGCCGCGCTTCAACGCTGACATCATCCGCGACTGCCGCAAGACCGAGGACCACTGGGGCGACATGTGCGGGTTCGTGAGCAACGCCGGCCTCGGCCGGCCGCTCGCCGACCGCGCCGACGGCGTCATCACCGGCGAGGCCGGGTGGTACGGCACGCACCAGTTCGCGCTCGACTTCATCTTCCACAACCGGATGAGGCAGTACGAGTGCCTCACCAACCACTCGGCCGTGGCCAACGCCGTGTTCGTCCCGTTCTACGCCGGCTTCGACTTCGCCCGCTACCACTGGGGCTACGACAACACCACCAGGGACGCCGCGTCCGTGGACCTGGCGGAGTGGCTCATGGCGCGTCCCCAGTGGCGGCGCATGGGGGGACGCGACCacttcctcgtcgccggccggacGGGGTGGGACTTCCGGAGGAGCAACAACGTGGACCCGGACTGGGGCAACGACCTCCTCGccatgccggccggccggaacaTGTCGGTGCTTGTGCTCGAGTCCACGTTCCTGCACAGCAACGACTACTCCGTGCCGTACCCGACCTACTTCCACCCCAGGTCCGACGCCGACGTGCTCCGGTGGCAGGACAGGGTGCGCGGCCAGCGGCGGGAGTGGCTCATGGCGTTCGTGGGCGCGCCGCGGCCGGACGTTCGAATGGACATCCGGATCCGGGATCACGTCATCGCGCAGTGCAAGGCGTCCAGCGCGTGCGCCCTGCTTGCGTGCGCGCGCGCCCCCGGAAGCCCCCAGTGCCACGCCCCCGGCGACATCATGCGGCTGTTCCAGAAGGCGACCTTCTGCCTGCAGCCGCCGGGGGACTCGTGCACGCGGCGGTCGGTGTTCGACTCCATGGTGGCCGGGTGCATCCCGGTGTTCTTCCACACGGCGTCGGCGTACAAGCAGTACCGGTGGCACCTCCCCAAGGACCACCTCAACTACTCCGTGTACATCCCAGACGCCGACGTCCGGCGGCGCAACGTCAGCATCGAGGCCGTGCTCCGGGCGATCCCGCCGGACACGGTGGAGAGGATGCGGGAGGAGGTGATCAAGCTCATCCCGAGGGTTTTGTACGCCGACCCCAGGTCGAGGCTGGAGACCATCAAGGACGCGTtcgacgtcgccgtcgagggGGTCCTCGACACGGTGGCGCGGATCAAGAAAGGTGAGTACGTGGACAGTGGCCGGCCGGTCAGCGAGGACCCGCCGAACCTGTACGTCTCGACGGAGTCGAGGTTCGGGCCTAAATCCGTCGTTTCCAGAATAATGATGACGCTTAAACAATGGATTCAGGGACGCCGCTAA
- the LOC117839817 gene encoding uncharacterized protein, with product MEVDGGGVPVGRRGDLESLLETIKSSEVLENRIALINQLESSFEYSPDDLSLILDSLTVSWDDSGCSGVLHCVLHKSILQVALKCSCIDTTDCLGQFLALISKASSWCGKHLLWSVESIEESEEVQEEEHSRILPEIISMALNISIKLLPSAAKCITLDMVHTTGDFISELLSLTESSIVDNKKIHGAAPDIARAAPVFLDETTKLCRAYSEAAKADNCKMSIPDEDTTVKHIEQGLASDVTRITSSTIQTLCKLGTYAASGGGSQVTLLNVSWKGVVSLLQNGKGMIEEKINVREIILTLLSLSIESLRVAAETWCTPLPEAIGTSEARRAFLPIKFFLINAVRICSAYPSEAMIIHKNIIRCALVITSASILFSKKPQLKAANEALVELLEPTLFVLLDTLMKSSEVTPDSKCQLARYFFENEEANSSDHMRQANQIEINLASLDCIFSTDSDVDHRNRALLPAELVVFLHLLNASSWLTEEVVIELSKKLQTLLNILTSEDIYSYVLGFDIPALYGADHSPAVVWQPVYTSLIQALKTFMISAVASSAAWNELEAFLLENLFHPHFLCLEIITELWCFFMRYAETETSINMVSQLFLLLQTVASPEEVLVPLSTLRKVARSLCIILSYASSATVDQVYTCVLNDENSSKSSILHLALLMEGFPFDSLSGGIKELAVKKMFTSFAGYLENYSKNHRAINAPPSSWGVIGFPVHALASVLQRCEIKDVGIVDEKSIAAMFKFTISLINMYGTAPDSVKDHLAKHISSMLDIISNTRHLCAFSEMEKLTLQLHTLFLSTSDNSNAVLSQCKPSMASFMAILGHLNVTEDDANELCSAMWDLYHLLLKERHWALIHLVMGSFGYFAARTSFTQLWKFVPGDAALSYNASTGTSIEENGFMLELRAYLQKEAALHTDRWSEEQLRFLVSEGRSLKKLVEAYSEITVVSEPEKVVITKDASTRKRKVPDGICEGMLLLQNGLKVMRGAFDEADSAELKDRFAAHLSRLEDAVSQIATLSDEI from the exons ATggaggtcgacggcggcggcgtgccggtGGGGAGGCGTGGCGACCTGGAGTCCCTCCTAGAGACGATCAAATCCTCCGAG GTGCTGGAGAATAGAATTGCCCTTATCAACCAACTCGAGAGTTCCTTTGAGTATTCTCCAGATGATCTGAGCCTAATACTTGACAGTCTTACT GTATCTTGGGATGATTCTGGATGTTCAGGTGTATTGCACTGCGTGCTACACAAGTCAATTTTGCAGGTTGCTCTGAAGTGCTCATGTATAGATACGACTGATTGTCTGGGGCAATTTCTTGCTCTTATTTCAAAG GCCAGCTCATGGTGTGGGAAGCATCTCCTGTGGTCTGTCGAATCTATTGAGGAATCTGAAGAGGTCCAAGAGGAAGAACACTCCAGAATTCTCCCAGAG ATAATTTCAATGGCCTTAAATATCTCGATCAAGCTCCTTCCTTCCGCGGCGAAATGCATTACTCTAGATATGGTGCACACTACCGGTGATTTTATTTCAGAGTTGCTAAGTCTGACGGAAAGCTCAATAGTTGACAACAAG AAAATTCATGGAGCTGCACCGGATATCGCTAGGGCTGCCCCTGTTTTTCTAGATGAAACAACCAAGCTGTGCCGGGCATACTCTGAGGCTGCAAAAGCAGATAACTGCAAAATGAGCATACCTGATGAAGATACTACTGTGAAACACATTGAACAAGGTCTTGCTAGTGATGTGACCAGGATTACATCATCCACTATTCAGACTTTGTGTAAATTGGGAACCTATGCAGCATCCGGTGGTGGAAGCCAGGTGACTTTGCTGAATGTATCATGGAAGGGTGTAGTCTCCTTACTGCAAAATGGTAAAGGAATGattgaagaaaaaataaatgtcAGAGAAATCATCCTAACCCTTCTCTCTCTGTCCATAGAATCTCTGAGAGTTGCTGCCGAAACATGGTGCACACCGTTACCAGAAGCCATTGGTACCTCTGAAGCCAGAAGGGCATTCCTACCAATCAAGTTTTTCTTGATAAATGCTGTAAGGATTTGTTCGGCATATCCATCTGAAGCGATGATTATACACAAGAATATAATCAGGTGTGCACTAGTGATCACATCCGCAAGCATTTTATTCAGCAAGAAGCCACAATTGAAAGCAGCAAATGAGGCACTTGTTGAGTTGTTGGAGCCAACTTTATTTGTTTTACTAGATACACTTATGAAGTCATCTGAAGTAACACCAGATTCCAAATGTCAGCTTGCAcgttatttttttgaaaacgaAGAAGCTAATAGTTCAGATCACATGAGACAAGCTAATCAGATAGAGATAAATTTGGCTTCATTGGATTGCATTTTCTCTACGGATTCAGATGTTGATCATAGAAATAGAGCACTTTTACCTGCTGAGTTAGTTGTGTTTTTGCACCTTCTCAATGCTTCCTCGTGGTTGACAGAAGAGGTGGTAATTGAGTTATCTAAAAAGCTACAAACTCTTCTTAATATCTTAACTTCAGAAGACATCTACTCATATGTCCTTGGCTTCGACATCCCTGCCTTATATGGTGCAGACCATTCTCCTGCAGTAGTTTGGCAACCTGTGTATACTTCTCTCATACAAGCCTTGAAGACTTTTATGATTTCTGCTGTTGCCTCGAGTGCTGCTTGGAATGAGCTGGAAGCTTTCTTACTTGAAAACCTTTTCCATCCCCATTTCCTTTGTTTGGAAATCATTACAGAACTATGGTGTTTCTTCATGCGTTACGCTGAAACTGAGACTTCAATTAATATGGTTAGTCAACTATTCCTCCTGTTACAAACTGTGGCATCACCAGAGGAAGTTCTTGTGCCTCTCAGTACTTTGCGGAAGGTTGCACGTTCATTGTGCATAATCTTGAGCTATGCATCTTCTGCAACTGTTGATCAAGTATATACATGTGTGCTGAATGATGAAAACTCTTCCAAGTCCTCGATCTTACACTTAGCATTGCTGATGGAAGGTTTTCCTTTCGATTCATTATCTGGTGGTATAAAGGAGCTTGCTGTGAAGAAAATGTTTACCTCTTTTGCTGGTTACCTGGAGAACTACTCCAAGAATCATCGAGCAATCAATGCTCCACCTTCTAGCTGGGGTGTGATAGGATTTCCTGTACATGCTCTAGCCTCTGTGTTGCAGCGTTG CGAGATAAAGGATGTTGGTATCGTAGACGAGAAGAGCATCGCCGCTATGTTTAAGTTCACCATCTCTCTCATAAACATGTATGGAACTGCACCAGATAGTGTTAAGGATCACCTTGCCAAGCACATTAGCTCCATGTTGGATATTATCTCAAACACGAGGCATCTCTGCGCATTCAGTGAGATGGAGAAGTTGACTTTGCAGTTGCACACTCTGTTCTTGTCCACTTCAGATAACTCAAATGCAGTGCTGTCTCAATGCAAACCATCGATGGCTTCCTTCATGGCAATTCTTGGTCACTTGAACGTTACTGAAGATGACGCTAACGAACTTTGTTCTGCAATGTGGGATCTGTATCATCTCCTGCTGAAGGAACGGCACTGGGCACTCATTCACCTTGTAATGGGTTCCTTTGGGTACTTTGCTGCCCGCACATCCTTTACACAACTCTGGAAATTTGTTCCTGGAGATGCTGCCCTTTCATACAATGCAAGCACAGGGACGAGCATAGAAGAGAACGGATTCATGCTGGAGCTGAGGGCTTATCTTCAGAAAGAGGCTGCCTTGCACACTGACAGATGGTCTGAAGAGCAACTCCGGTTCCTAGTTTCAGAGGGGAGATCGCTGAAGAAACTGGTTGAAGCTTATTCTGAAATAACAGTTGTCTCTGAGCCTGAGAAAGTGGTGATTACGAAGGATGCCAgcacgaggaagaggaaggtgcCGGATGGAATCTGCGAAGGGATGCTGTTGCTGCAGAATGGTCTCAAGGTTATGCGAGGCGCCTTTGATGAAGCGGATTCTGCAGAGCTGAAGGATAGGTTTGCTGCACACTTGTCTCGCCTTGAGGATGCAGTTTCCCAGATTGCTACTTTGTCTGACGAAATCTGA
- the LOC117839819 gene encoding dirigent protein 16 — protein MLSFPSPAVPLTVLLIATLHAAAVHAQIPAAATTGAAVAATNPQSGSAGGVGGPDAPLELYMHDILGGSSPTARPITGLLGNIYNGQVPFARPIGFSAPRNGVAIPNANGQVPTVNGNNGIPLDTGLSGAGFLQPGSGAAAAAAPAQVQLGPDGLSLGFGTITVIDDVLTSGPDLGAQPLGRAQGVYVASSADGSSQMMAFTAMMEGGEYGDTINFFGVYKVGTPLCRLSITGGTGKFKGACGFAEVRPLIASGQHVTDGAETLLRITVHLA, from the coding sequence ATGTTGAGCTTCCCATCACCAGCCGTTCCTCTCACCGTCCTCCTCATCGCCacgctccacgccgccgccgtccacgcgCAGATACCTGCCGCGGCAACGACCGGCGCCGCGGTCGCCGCGACAAACCCGCAGTCAGGCAGCGCCGGCGGTGTCGGCGGCCCGGACGCGCCGCTGGAACTCTACATGCACGACATCCTGGGCGGCTCGAGCCCGACGGCGCGGCCCATCACGGGCTTGCTCGGCAACATCTACAACGGGCAGGTCCCCTTCGCGCGCCCCATCGGCTTCAGCGCGCCCCGGAACGGCGTGGCGATCCCCAACGCCAACGGGCAGGTGCCGACGGTGAACGGCAACAACGGCATCCCGCTGGACACCGGCCTGTCCGGCGCAGGGTTCCTGCAGCCCGggagcggcgccgcggccgcggcggccccggcgcaGGTGCAGCTCGGCCCCGACGGGCTCAGCCTCGGGTTCGGCACGATCACCGTCATCGACGACGTGCTGACGAGCGGGCCGGACCTCGGCGCGCAGCCGCTGGGGCGCGCGCAGGGCGTGTACGTGGCGAGCTCCGCCGACGGGTCGTCGCAGATGATGGCGTTCACGGCCATGATGGAGGGCGGCGAGTACGGGGACACCATCAACTTCTTCGGGGTGTACAAGGTGGGCACGCCGCTGTGCCGGCTGTCCATCACCGGCGGCACCGGCAAGTTCAAGGGCGCCTGCGGGTTCGCCGAGGTGCGTCCGCTCATCGCCTCCGGCCAGCACGTCACCGACGGCGCGGAGACGCTGCTGAGGATCACCGTCCATCTTGCTTAA